In Virgibacillus sp. NKC19-16, a single genomic region encodes these proteins:
- a CDS encoding heavy-metal-associated domain-containing protein — MSETAYLDVKGMHCVNCPSKVEKAISKMNGVSNISVDYKTEKGHVKFDKNLIGISDIIHEINEVGFEAKTSENHR, encoded by the coding sequence ATGAGTGAAACAGCTTACTTAGATGTGAAAGGTATGCATTGCGTTAATTGTCCTTCAAAAGTTGAGAAAGCGATTAGTAAAATGAATGGCGTAAGTAACATCAGCGTTGATTATAAAACCGAGAAAGGTCATGTAAAATTCGATAAAAATTTGATAGGAATTTCCGATATCATCCATGAAATTAATGAAGTTGGATTTGAGGCGAAGACGAGCGAAAATCACAGATAA
- a CDS encoding spr1630 family ClpXP-sensitive toxin gives MEQYNFDANHSKEIVNAIVEGYRNYVEHRRDRHEKMKISSAFAWTKGNFIESQIAEVSSDLNLSYKKAKAGLTWDYLQFIHGDTKKLFLIKNAAYFNENNFSQAVLPNKDRNQGLRRTYLHELSKINQSLEFPAIQSNHENKIKYSEQLSFFVSGKQVKGELDQFKSSYNEFHILTYEIDATYQISKIAHYLPNPDNNMAYMVEDLSKYISGAALTDNERKIVAPEPDDGLIDPRDYDIGIFEDEENK, from the coding sequence GTGGAACAGTATAACTTTGATGCAAACCATAGTAAAGAGATTGTTAATGCTATTGTAGAAGGTTACCGAAATTACGTTGAACATCGCAGAGATCGTCACGAAAAAATGAAAATTAGTTCTGCTTTTGCATGGACGAAGGGAAATTTTATTGAAAGTCAAATTGCAGAAGTTAGTAGTGATCTCAATTTATCATACAAGAAAGCAAAAGCTGGCCTAACATGGGATTACCTACAATTTATCCATGGTGACACAAAAAAGCTTTTCCTCATCAAAAATGCGGCTTATTTTAATGAAAATAATTTTTCACAGGCTGTATTACCTAACAAAGACAGAAATCAAGGACTTCGTCGAACATATCTGCATGAGCTTTCAAAAATTAATCAAAGCCTGGAATTTCCAGCTATTCAGTCAAATCACGAAAATAAAATTAAATATAGTGAACAACTTTCATTTTTTGTTTCCGGTAAACAAGTAAAAGGTGAACTTGACCAATTTAAATCATCATATAACGAGTTTCATATTCTCACATATGAAATTGATGCTACATACCAAATTTCAAAAATCGCGCATTATCTGCCGAATCCAGATAATAATATGGCGTATATGGTAGAGGATCTTTCAAAATATATATCTGGAGCAGCGTTAACCGATAACGAGAGAAAGATCGTTGCACCGGAACCAGACGATGGTTTAATCGATCCTAGAGATTATGATATTGGAATCTTTGAAGATGAAGAAAATAAATAA
- a CDS encoding lactonase family protein gives MGRKYIGFAGTYTRQSSEGIYGFGLDTEAGTLTDTHVAARVGSPTYLTVSEDNRYLYSVAQDDKLGGVAAFEIDKEGALQPINRELKEGAPPCHLDIFQNELVTANYHEGTVELSNVTQQGAVEQVSSKVQDEGNGPHKRQEKPHMHFAGYTPDGKYVVAADLGTDELATYKVEDGNFIHSNTFHTEPGSGPRHIVFHPSGKTAYLLTELSSEVIVLDYNADEGSFTQKQTIRAIPEDFTETNDASAIHISSDGRFLYTGNRGHNSIVVFQVNEESDELTFVEHTPTGGEWPRDFVLDPSEAFIIASNQHTGNLVLFSRDKETGRLTQLDSAVDVPEVVCVKFLGE, from the coding sequence ATGGGAAGAAAGTATATTGGATTTGCAGGTACATATACGCGCCAGAGCAGTGAAGGGATATATGGCTTTGGGCTTGATACAGAAGCAGGGACACTAACAGACACACATGTTGCAGCAAGAGTCGGTAGTCCGACGTATCTGACAGTCAGTGAGGATAATCGCTATCTATATTCTGTTGCCCAGGACGACAAATTGGGTGGTGTCGCTGCATTTGAAATTGATAAGGAAGGTGCATTGCAGCCTATTAACAGGGAACTCAAAGAAGGAGCGCCTCCGTGCCATCTTGATATTTTTCAAAATGAACTAGTAACCGCAAACTACCATGAGGGCACAGTAGAATTATCTAACGTTACCCAACAGGGAGCGGTGGAGCAGGTATCATCTAAAGTCCAGGATGAAGGAAATGGGCCGCATAAGCGCCAGGAAAAACCACACATGCACTTTGCAGGTTATACACCTGATGGTAAGTATGTCGTAGCGGCAGACCTTGGGACAGACGAACTTGCGACATATAAAGTGGAAGATGGCAATTTTATACATTCAAATACATTCCATACAGAGCCAGGAAGCGGGCCACGTCATATCGTGTTCCATCCATCAGGAAAAACCGCATACCTACTAACAGAGCTAAGTTCAGAGGTCATCGTGCTTGATTACAACGCGGACGAAGGCAGCTTTACGCAGAAACAAACCATTCGGGCTATTCCAGAAGATTTTACAGAAACAAATGACGCCAGCGCGATCCATATTTCATCAGATGGAAGGTTCCTCTATACAGGCAATCGCGGTCATAATAGTATTGTGGTGTTTCAAGTGAACGAAGAGAGCGATGAGTTAACGTTTGTTGAGCACACCCCAACAGGCGGCGAATGGCCACGTGACTTCGTACTTGATCCGAGTGAGGCTTTTATTATAGCATCCAATCAACACACGGGGAATTTAGTGTTATTTTCCCGCGATAAGGAAACGGGGCGACTCACGCAGTTAGACTCCGCTGTTGATGTTCCTGAGGTAGTTTGTGTGAAGTTTTTGGGGGAATAA
- a CDS encoding C45 family autoproteolytic acyltransferase/hydolase produces the protein MKQFYSDVIQYRGSHYEFGYFQGELLRDSPILPNREKQWGSKKDRHFLIDPEKYKGLMTEFAPAILNEIRGLADALRMDMDDAFRLFGGYYLEYTRSGCSIFADSKFMVRNYDSHPKGYEGRYMLYEPTDQGYAFIGPSMQITGRIDGMNEKGLVMGYNFTHSKKSGDGFLCNMIGRLILETCSSTSEAISLLKEIPHRHSFSYVLLDPTGQSYVVEASPRQVEVRKSNVCTNHFHLLDEENRYRQDETRHREQTIQYQQQHATNPYEAFKVMNDPDYGVFSNKYDAAAGTIHTSTYFPKERKAWFVIGPDREPVIFDFSKWLQGANVNVKRIKGELDYPAPFVNME, from the coding sequence ATGAAACAATTTTACAGTGATGTTATTCAATATCGAGGCTCCCATTATGAGTTTGGTTATTTTCAAGGTGAACTTCTCAGAGATTCGCCTATTTTACCTAATCGTGAAAAACAATGGGGTTCAAAGAAAGATCGACACTTTTTAATCGATCCCGAGAAATATAAGGGGCTCATGACAGAATTTGCCCCAGCCATACTGAATGAAATCCGTGGACTTGCTGATGCGCTTCGTATGGATATGGACGATGCGTTTCGTTTATTTGGCGGTTATTATCTGGAATATACCCGAAGCGGATGTTCCATTTTTGCCGATTCTAAATTCATGGTCCGTAATTACGATAGTCATCCTAAAGGGTATGAAGGACGTTATATGCTATATGAGCCGACAGACCAAGGTTATGCATTTATCGGACCGTCTATGCAAATCACTGGGCGAATTGATGGAATGAACGAAAAAGGCCTTGTGATGGGGTATAATTTCACGCATAGCAAAAAATCAGGAGATGGTTTTCTGTGCAATATGATTGGCCGCCTCATTTTAGAGACTTGCAGCAGCACGAGTGAAGCAATTTCCTTACTTAAAGAAATTCCACACAGACATTCTTTTAGTTATGTTCTTTTAGATCCCACTGGCCAGTCCTATGTAGTGGAAGCTTCACCAAGACAAGTCGAAGTACGGAAATCCAATGTATGTACGAACCATTTTCATTTGCTAGACGAAGAAAATCGTTACCGCCAGGATGAAACACGTCACCGGGAACAAACCATACAATATCAACAACAGCATGCTACGAACCCTTATGAAGCTTTCAAAGTGATGAACGATCCTGATTACGGCGTATTTTCAAATAAATACGATGCAGCAGCCGGGACGATTCACACGTCAACTTACTTTCCAAAAGAAAGGAAAGCATGGTTTGTAATCGGTCCAGATCGAGAACCGGTAATTTTCGACTTTTCCAAGTGGCTTCAGGGTGCCAATGTTAACGTCAAACGGATCAAAGGCGAACTTGATTATCCAGCGCCGTTTGTGAATATGGAATAG
- a CDS encoding MFS transporter produces MGKLSKEERSWMMYDWGNSAYSIIITTAIFPIFFRSVADNAGVASADSTAYLGYTISIATFILAMLAPVLGTIADYRGMKKKFFLFFFLMGTISIVLLVFVPNDNWLLLLIIYTLTSLGFRGANVFYDAFLVDVSPKERMDDVSAKGYALGYIGSTIPFILSITVILLSQLEILPLSTTAASRIAFLITTVWWFIFALPMVRHVHQIHAIEREPKIVVNSFKRLGRTFKEIKKYRAVFIFLLAYFFYIDGVGTIISMSTAYGTDLGLGATDLLIALLAVQVVAAPFAVLFGKLAIKFGAKKMLYTGIVIYIFVCSYAMFLETIADFWILAMLVATAQGGIQALSRSYFAKLIPKERSNEFFGFYNIFGKFAAILGPFLVGVTSQVTGNSSFGVFSLIILFIIGFVLLIFVPDVERKGIARDKTA; encoded by the coding sequence GTGGGCAAGTTAAGTAAAGAAGAAAGAAGTTGGATGATGTACGATTGGGGGAATTCAGCCTATTCTATTATCATTACGACAGCTATTTTTCCTATATTTTTTAGGTCTGTAGCGGACAATGCAGGCGTTGCTTCAGCAGATTCAACGGCATATTTAGGGTATACGATTTCCATTGCGACGTTTATTTTGGCGATGTTAGCTCCCGTACTTGGAACAATTGCTGACTATCGGGGAATGAAGAAAAAGTTCTTCCTGTTCTTCTTTCTCATGGGGACAATATCTATTGTTCTACTCGTTTTTGTACCAAATGATAATTGGTTGCTGCTTTTAATCATCTATACGCTAACTTCATTAGGTTTTCGTGGTGCGAATGTCTTTTATGACGCTTTTTTAGTTGATGTTTCCCCAAAGGAAAGGATGGATGATGTTTCAGCCAAGGGGTATGCTCTTGGGTACATTGGGAGTACCATCCCCTTTATTCTTAGTATCACCGTTATTCTTTTATCACAACTGGAAATACTTCCATTATCAACGACAGCTGCAAGTCGAATTGCATTTTTGATTACGACAGTATGGTGGTTTATTTTTGCTTTGCCCATGGTCAGACATGTACATCAGATTCACGCCATTGAACGCGAGCCTAAAATCGTGGTAAATAGTTTTAAACGTCTAGGTCGAACGTTTAAAGAAATTAAGAAATACCGCGCCGTTTTTATCTTTTTATTAGCATATTTCTTTTATATCGATGGTGTAGGAACGATTATATCCATGTCAACGGCTTATGGAACGGATTTGGGGCTAGGCGCAACAGATCTTTTAATCGCTTTGCTTGCTGTTCAAGTGGTGGCTGCTCCATTCGCTGTTTTATTTGGTAAGTTAGCAATCAAATTCGGTGCGAAAAAAATGCTGTATACCGGAATAGTCATCTATATTTTTGTTTGCAGCTATGCGATGTTTCTGGAAACGATTGCTGATTTCTGGATTTTGGCTATGCTTGTGGCGACTGCTCAAGGTGGAATTCAGGCACTTAGCCGTTCTTACTTTGCCAAACTTATTCCAAAAGAAAGGTCAAATGAGTTTTTTGGTTTCTACAATATATTCGGAAAATTCGCTGCCATTTTAGGTCCCTTTTTAGTTGGTGTGACGTCCCAGGTAACCGGTAATTCTTCATTTGGTGTTTTCAGCCTGATCATTCTATTTATCATCGGGTTTGTATTACTTATCTTTGTACCGGACGTTGAAAGGAAGGGTATCGCAAGGGATAAAACAGCCTAA
- a CDS encoding DUF975 family protein: protein MIGTAYKDAFDILNRNWLKIIGMILLIYLIKLLIGTLPIQGSISIRFDPASVATSESLKTLAVRAFINSILFFIMIHYITLTNQTMRGRLLTAITYPFKNPRLLYKGVIVLFLTNFILYFFWMLLLYTAFGGLIISATGINIRSSIAILVIILVYVLFFWLYLGISQALYLLHDDPKLNTFRSIRRSFSLMKGYRWPLSGLLVLSGLGLIIGILLFMIGAIFALVLYELVRLAFYQELLRKKRQQEWRDKVARE, encoded by the coding sequence ATGATTGGTACTGCTTATAAAGATGCTTTTGATATACTTAACAGAAACTGGCTCAAAATTATTGGCATGATTCTATTAATCTATCTTATTAAATTATTAATAGGGACGCTTCCTATTCAAGGATCGATCAGTATCAGGTTTGATCCCGCGTCTGTGGCGACTTCGGAGTCATTAAAAACATTAGCGGTAAGGGCATTTATTAACAGCATTCTATTTTTTATTATGATTCACTACATAACCCTTACAAATCAAACGATGCGCGGGAGGTTGCTGACTGCGATTACCTATCCGTTTAAGAATCCGCGTCTGTTGTATAAAGGGGTGATTGTTCTATTTTTAACGAATTTCATTCTGTATTTTTTCTGGATGTTGTTGTTATACACAGCTTTCGGTGGACTCATTATATCTGCTACTGGAATTAACATAAGATCCAGTATAGCGATTTTAGTAATAATTCTTGTATATGTGCTGTTTTTCTGGCTATATTTAGGTATTTCGCAGGCTCTGTATCTTCTTCATGATGATCCCAAGTTAAATACATTCCGGAGTATCAGAAGAAGCTTTTCCCTTATGAAAGGGTATAGATGGCCGTTATCAGGACTTCTTGTTTTATCAGGACTGGGATTAATTATAGGCATCCTATTATTTATGATTGGCGCAATTTTTGCCTTGGTGTTATATGAATTAGTTCGATTGGCATTTTACCAGGAACTACTAAGGAAAAAAAGACAGCAGGAATGGCGGGATAAGGTCGCGAGAGAATAA
- a CDS encoding phospholipase has translation MRRPGFCFPRGYRWCGPGCSGPGEPINDVDAACKAHDECYRKYGDPCRCDREFMRILKSKMDPTTEKGRHARSLYNLMRVKNAFTCGFRRI, from the coding sequence ATGAGGCGACCAGGATTTTGCTTCCCTAGAGGATATAGATGGTGTGGCCCAGGGTGTAGTGGGCCTGGGGAGCCAATTAATGATGTGGATGCAGCTTGTAAGGCACATGACGAATGCTACCGAAAATATGGTGATCCTTGTAGATGTGATCGTGAATTTATGAGAATCCTTAAATCTAAAATGGATCCGACAACAGAAAAAGGAAGACATGCGCGATCTTTATATAATCTTATGAGGGTAAAAAATGCCTTCACTTGTGGGTTTAGACGTATATAA
- a CDS encoding DoxX family protein, whose amino-acid sequence MIKQIGLYVFAILFMGAGFAHFFLDHFFISSMPEWVPFRPTTVYLSGIVEIVLALCLISPKTRYKTGRWVAIFLVLVFPVNIYMVLTPENYNLPAIALWFRLPLQLVLIWWVLVVTRKNYLDSDRKGINRHI is encoded by the coding sequence ATGATAAAACAAATAGGCTTATACGTATTTGCTATCTTATTTATGGGCGCTGGATTTGCTCATTTCTTCCTGGATCATTTTTTCATCAGTTCCATGCCTGAATGGGTGCCCTTTCGCCCTACTACCGTCTATCTATCTGGTATTGTAGAGATTGTGCTGGCATTATGCTTGATCTCACCGAAGACACGTTACAAAACCGGTCGATGGGTAGCTATTTTCCTGGTCCTTGTATTTCCTGTGAATATTTATATGGTATTAACACCCGAAAATTATAATTTACCAGCGATTGCTCTATGGTTTAGACTCCCGCTTCAGTTAGTGCTTATTTGGTGGGTGCTTGTGGTTACAAGAAAAAATTATTTAGACTCGGACAGAAAGGGAATTAATAGGCATATTTAG
- a CDS encoding phosphoglycerate dehydrogenase translates to MSTLTLDKVKTIKTLNHIADSGLDVFKKGDYVIENESDNPDAIVVRSFNMHGMDIDENVKAIARAGAGVNNIPVDQCTERGIVVFNTPGANANAVKELVLTSLMASSRNLFSGIEWVKTLQGEGDQVPNLVEAGKKQLVGSEIKGKKLGVIGLGSVGALVANDALNLDMDVIGFDPFISVNTAWELSRNVERAMSMEEVFAEADYITVHVPLTDDTSNMLNAETFKLMKPGVHILNFSRGGLIDEQDMTEALESGQVGRYITDFPNENVLNMKNTVPIPHLGASTKESEENCAIMATRQVKEFLETGNIKNAVNFPDASIPYTGKSRVTAFHHNVPNMVGQITTAISNNNLNIADMVNRSRGDYAYTMVDIENEVDDAIVSSVEEEMNRIPDIVDVRVI, encoded by the coding sequence ATGAGTACATTAACGCTAGACAAGGTGAAAACAATCAAAACGCTAAATCATATTGCAGACAGTGGACTTGACGTATTTAAAAAAGGTGATTATGTGATAGAAAATGAAAGTGACAATCCGGATGCGATTGTTGTTCGTAGTTTTAACATGCACGGGATGGATATCGATGAAAATGTTAAGGCAATTGCACGTGCTGGAGCTGGTGTGAATAATATCCCAGTCGATCAATGTACGGAAAGAGGAATTGTTGTTTTTAACACGCCTGGTGCGAATGCAAATGCTGTCAAAGAACTCGTGTTAACATCATTAATGGCATCATCACGTAATTTATTTTCCGGGATAGAATGGGTAAAGACATTACAAGGAGAAGGAGATCAAGTTCCTAACCTTGTAGAGGCAGGAAAGAAACAATTGGTAGGAAGTGAAATTAAGGGTAAGAAATTAGGTGTCATCGGGCTAGGTTCTGTTGGTGCACTTGTAGCAAATGATGCACTTAACCTGGATATGGATGTGATTGGATTTGATCCATTTATTTCTGTAAATACAGCCTGGGAGCTCTCCCGTAACGTCGAGCGCGCTATGTCGATGGAGGAGGTTTTTGCAGAGGCTGATTACATCACCGTACATGTTCCTTTAACAGATGATACAAGCAATATGCTCAACGCGGAAACGTTCAAATTAATGAAACCTGGCGTTCATATTTTAAATTTTTCCAGAGGTGGGCTTATCGATGAACAAGATATGACTGAGGCTTTAGAAAGTGGGCAGGTGGGAAGATATATTACCGATTTTCCGAATGAGAACGTGTTGAATATGAAAAATACGGTTCCCATTCCACATCTCGGTGCCTCCACCAAGGAATCGGAGGAAAACTGTGCGATTATGGCAACAAGACAGGTGAAGGAATTTCTTGAAACGGGAAATATCAAAAACGCGGTGAATTTCCCGGATGCTTCTATACCGTACACCGGAAAAAGCCGTGTGACAGCCTTTCATCACAATGTTCCAAACATGGTTGGGCAAATTACTACTGCAATATCGAACAACAACTTGAACATCGCGGATATGGTTAACAGAAGCCGTGGGGATTACGCGTATACGATGGTTGATATTGAAAATGAGGTGGATGATGCGATTGTTTCTAGTGTAGAGGAAGAAATGAATCGGATTCCGGATATTGTTGATGTAAGGGTTATATAA
- a CDS encoding PrkA family serine protein kinase produces MDGGSITDILNKVKNHRGEEEKLKWEGTFAEYLDILKEIPEVAQTAHSRVYNMIRNSGLIEKDGKKMYSFFGDDIFGLEEAIERLVEEYFHPAAKRLDVRKRILLLMGPVSGGKSTIVTMLKRGLEQFSRTGEGAVYAIKGCPMHEDPLHLIPQHLREDFFDEYGVRIEGSLSPLNSMRLEQEYGGRIEDVKVERIFLSEDRRVGIGTFTPSDPKSQDIADLTGSIDFSTIAEYGSESDPRAYRFDGELNKANRGMMEFQEMLKCDEKFLWHLLSLTQEGNFKAGRFALISADELIVAHTNETEYRSFISNKKNEALHSRIIVMPIPYNLRVSEEERIYEKMIGESDMAHVHIAPHALRVAAIFSILTRLENSKKQGIDNVKKMRLYDGENIEEFNQIDIDELRNEFPEEGMNGIDPRYVINRISSTIISKDVPAINALDVLRSLKDGLEQHPSISEEDKENYMNYISVARKEYDEIAKKEVQKAFVYSYEESAKTLMDNYLDNVEAYCNKNKLKDPLTGEEMNPDEKLMRSIEEQIGISENAKKSFREEILIRISAYARKGKRFDYNSHERLREAIQSKLFADLKDVVKITTTSKTPDESQLKKVNEVVARLIDEYGYNSISANELLRYVGSLLNR; encoded by the coding sequence ATGGATGGAGGGAGTATTACGGATATTTTAAATAAAGTAAAAAATCACCGGGGAGAAGAGGAAAAGCTAAAGTGGGAAGGAACTTTCGCGGAATATTTGGATATTTTAAAGGAAATACCGGAAGTTGCCCAGACAGCCCATTCACGCGTTTATAATATGATTAGAAACTCTGGTTTAATTGAAAAAGATGGCAAAAAAATGTACAGCTTTTTCGGGGATGACATATTTGGGCTTGAAGAGGCGATTGAAAGGCTTGTGGAGGAGTACTTTCATCCCGCTGCAAAACGACTTGATGTTCGCAAACGAATTTTATTATTAATGGGTCCTGTCAGTGGTGGGAAATCGACGATTGTAACGATGCTGAAACGTGGTCTTGAGCAATTTTCCAGGACAGGTGAAGGTGCTGTTTATGCGATTAAAGGCTGTCCGATGCATGAGGATCCGCTTCATCTTATTCCACAGCATTTGCGTGAGGATTTTTTCGATGAATATGGTGTTCGGATTGAGGGTAGTTTGTCCCCACTCAATTCGATGCGGCTGGAACAGGAATATGGTGGTCGGATTGAAGATGTGAAGGTGGAACGTATTTTCCTTTCTGAGGACCGACGTGTTGGGATTGGAACTTTTACCCCATCAGATCCGAAGTCACAGGATATTGCCGATTTAACAGGAAGTATTGATTTTTCAACGATTGCTGAATATGGCTCTGAATCAGACCCGCGTGCTTATCGATTTGATGGTGAATTGAATAAGGCGAACCGTGGGATGATGGAGTTTCAGGAAATGCTGAAGTGTGATGAGAAGTTTCTCTGGCATCTCTTGTCCCTGACGCAGGAAGGTAATTTCAAGGCGGGCAGATTTGCACTCATTTCCGCCGATGAGCTAATCGTAGCACATACCAATGAGACAGAGTACCGCTCCTTCATTTCGAATAAAAAGAATGAGGCGCTTCACTCTCGGATTATTGTCATGCCGATTCCCTACAACCTTAGAGTGAGTGAGGAAGAACGCATTTATGAAAAAATGATCGGAGAAAGTGATATGGCCCATGTTCATATTGCCCCACATGCACTAAGGGTAGCGGCTATTTTCTCTATTTTGACGAGACTCGAGAATTCGAAAAAGCAAGGCATAGATAACGTCAAGAAAATGCGCCTATATGATGGGGAAAATATTGAAGAGTTTAACCAGATTGATATCGACGAATTACGGAATGAGTTCCCTGAGGAAGGCATGAATGGGATTGATCCGCGTTATGTAATCAACAGGATTTCATCGACCATTATTAGTAAGGACGTCCCTGCGATTAATGCCCTTGATGTGTTGCGTTCATTGAAAGATGGACTTGAGCAGCATCCATCGATTTCAGAGGAAGATAAGGAAAATTACATGAACTATATTTCCGTGGCACGAAAAGAATATGACGAAATTGCCAAGAAAGAAGTTCAAAAAGCGTTCGTGTACTCCTATGAAGAATCAGCGAAAACATTAATGGATAACTACCTTGATAACGTCGAGGCTTATTGTAATAAGAATAAGCTAAAAGATCCACTGACGGGTGAGGAAATGAATCCGGATGAGAAGCTAATGCGTTCGATTGAAGAGCAAATTGGGATCTCGGAAAATGCCAAAAAGTCCTTCAGAGAGGAAATACTCATTCGTATTTCTGCCTATGCGAGAAAGGGCAAGCGTTTTGACTATAATTCTCATGAGCGCCTGCGTGAAGCAATTCAGAGTAAATTGTTCGCTGACTTGAAAGATGTTGTTAAAATCACAACAACATCCAAGACACCGGATGAGTCTCAACTTAAGAAGGTTAATGAAGTGGTTGCCCGTTTAATTGATGAATATGGCTATAACTCCATTTCAGCGAATGAATTATTGCGCTATGTAGGGAGTTTGCTTAATCGGTAA
- the lepB gene encoding signal peptidase I, which yields MSVQEIETREPEKKKSAVGGWIGFVFILLLVFLIFRYALGIIVISGNSMSPTIEDRDIIISSNIFYSPNRNDIVLYRDENGFDVVKRIIALPNQTVEINDGTVIVDDDPIDESFVAGTPNDMEETVVHEGTYFVLGDNRTPGESLDSRSPDIGSIAEERIKGEFLISVFPFHF from the coding sequence ATGAGCGTACAGGAGATCGAAACCAGAGAGCCAGAAAAGAAAAAATCAGCTGTAGGTGGTTGGATAGGATTTGTCTTCATTTTACTTTTGGTATTTCTTATATTTCGCTACGCACTGGGGATAATTGTTATAAGCGGAAACTCTATGTCTCCAACGATCGAGGACAGGGATATTATTATATCCAGCAATATATTTTATAGTCCGAACAGAAATGATATTGTCCTATACCGGGATGAAAATGGATTTGATGTGGTGAAGCGGATTATTGCTCTGCCGAATCAGACAGTTGAAATTAATGATGGTACAGTCATTGTCGACGATGATCCAATAGATGAAAGTTTCGTTGCCGGTACGCCAAACGATATGGAAGAGACAGTTGTTCACGAAGGTACGTATTTTGTGTTAGGTGATAATCGAACGCCAGGTGAAAGCTTGGACAGCCGGAGCCCTGACATCGGATCGATAGCCGAGGAAAGAATAAAGGGGGAGTTTCTCATTTCTGTTTTCCCGTTTCATTTTTAG